GTTCTGACCATCGCCATCGGCGCGGTGATCGGCCTCATGATCTTCATCGTGCCGAACTTCACGAAAATCTTCGCGGAGCTGCTCGAAGGCGAGCCGCTGCCCGGCATCACGGTGTTCGTCATCGACGTCAGCAATACGATGGTGCAGCAGTGGTGGTGGTATCTGGCAGGCATCATCGGCATCATCATTCTATATAAGATAACCGTGCAGATACCGGCCGGGAAATACGGAGTGGACTGGGTCAAGTACAATATGCCGCTGTTCGGGCCGATTATTTCAAAGACGGCGATTTCCCGGTTCGGCCGTACGCTCGGCACTCTGATGGCGTCCGGCGTGCCGGTGCTGTCGGCGCTCTCCATCGTGAAGGAGACTTCCGGCAACGAAGTCGTCGCGAAAGGCATCCAGAAGGTGCACGACGCAGTGAAGGAGGGCGAAGGCATCGCGGCCCCGCTTTCGGCGACCAAGATCTTTCCGGAGATGGTGATCTCCATGGTGGAGGTCGGCGAGGAGACCGGCAAACTGCCGGAGATGCTCGACAAGATTGCGAATACCTACGACGAAGAGGTCGACAACGCGGTGAGTGCGCTGACCTCGATGATCGAGCCTCTGATGATCGTCGGCCTCGCCGTGATCGTCGGCGGCATCGTCGTCGCGCTGTTCGCGCCGCTGGTAAAGATCATCGAAAAGATGAGCTGACACGGCAAAAAGGATCAATCCGGTATTTCAACGCCCCCCGGCTCCGGGGGGCGCTTTATTCCGTAACGGGAGGGAAAGTTCGTTATGCTGCATCATGTCTATGCCGTCATCATGGCGGGCGGCAGGGGAGAACGCTTCTGGCCGCAGAGCCGGAGCTGCCGCCCGAAGCAGTTCCTGCAGCTTCTCGGTGAAGGCACCATGATCGAGCAGACGGTGGAACGGCTGAAGCCGCTGCTGCCGGCGGAACATATCCTGGTCCTCACGAACTGCGAATATGTGGATACGGTCCGCATGCTGCTGCCGTCGCTCCCCGGAGAAAACATCATCGGAGAACCGGCGGCCCGCGACACGGCGCCCTGCGCCGCCCTGGCGGCCGGAATCGTAAAAGCGCGCGGCGGGGAAGATGCAGTCATGATCCTGCTGCCGGCCGATCACGTCATCGAACGGGCGAACGATCTGGTTTCGGTGCTGGCGGATATCACGGATTTTCTGGAACGGAGGCCGGAATGGATCTGCACCATCGGCGTCAGGCCGACAGAGCCGGCCACGGCTTACGGCTACATCCGGTGCGGGGAGCTGCTGGAGCTGGCCGGGGAGACCCGGCTCTGCCGGAGCCTCGGCTTCCGCGAGAAGCCGGATCTCGCTACGGCGGAAGAGTTCCTGAAGGCTGGAAACTACCGTTGGAATTGCGGGATGTTCCTGTTCCGCATAAAAGCGTTCGAGCTCGAACTCAAGCGGCAATGCCCGGAGCTGGCCGACATGCTCGGACAGATTTGTGAACTCAGCCGGTCCGGAAAACTGGCGGAAGTGCTGCCGGAGCTCTTCTGCCGTCAGAAAAAGCTCTCCATCGATTACGCGGTCATGGAAAAAGCAGAGCATATGGCCGTGGCTGAATGCCGGTTCGACTGGGATGACATCGGCAGCTGGACGGCATTGCGCAATCACCTGACCGCCGACAGCGACGGA
The DNA window shown above is from Victivallis lenta and carries:
- a CDS encoding mannose-1-phosphate guanylyltransferase gives rise to the protein MLHHVYAVIMAGGRGERFWPQSRSCRPKQFLQLLGEGTMIEQTVERLKPLLPAEHILVLTNCEYVDTVRMLLPSLPGENIIGEPAARDTAPCAALAAGIVKARGGEDAVMILLPADHVIERANDLVSVLADITDFLERRPEWICTIGVRPTEPATAYGYIRCGELLELAGETRLCRSLGFREKPDLATAEEFLKAGNYRWNCGMFLFRIKAFELELKRQCPELADMLGQICELSRSGKLAEVLPELFCRQKKLSIDYAVMEKAEHMAVAECRFDWDDIGSWTALRNHLTADSDGNVATGLFAEIDSHNLIVSGRPDHLIAAIGVDDLVIVSTSDATLVCHAGQAQRIKELLSSFGLRPELHPFQ
- a CDS encoding type II secretion system F family protein, giving the protein MPQFTYTAMDASGKEQKGKTTAASEDAVAAELKSKGMFPTMIKQVGGAKNVKKTGSKKKKSALNMTIGAVKIKRKDLTVVTRQLAILLSAGLPLIRSLRTLEKQSKNAAVKQILGRTAETVEGGSTFAEALAQHPKSFDKLYLNMVRAGEASGAMETILDRLASFMEKASRISGKVKSAMIYPSVVLTIAIGAVIGLMIFIVPNFTKIFAELLEGEPLPGITVFVIDVSNTMVQQWWWYLAGIIGIIILYKITVQIPAGKYGVDWVKYNMPLFGPIISKTAISRFGRTLGTLMASGVPVLSALSIVKETSGNEVVAKGIQKVHDAVKEGEGIAAPLSATKIFPEMVISMVEVGEETGKLPEMLDKIANTYDEEVDNAVSALTSMIEPLMIVGLAVIVGGIVVALFAPLVKIIEKMS